The genome window ACGCAAGAAGATGGCTCAGTTACAACGTTTTCTGTTGATGAAGGACCTCGGGTAGAAACGACAGTTGATAAATTAAATGGACTAAAAACTGTTTTCCAGGAAGATGGTGTGATATCAGCTGGTAATGCAAGTCAAATGAGTGATGGTGCCTCAGCAGTAGTTGTTATGTCTTTAGAAAAGGCACAGGAGCTTGGCATCCGACCGCTTGCTAAAATTGTTACAAGGGTTGTTGTTGGCTCAGATCCGACGTTAATGCTAACTGGTCCAATTGAGGCAACTAGACAAGCGCTAGAACGTTCAGGTCTTACGATAGAAGAAATTGATACGTATGAAGTGAATGAAGCTTTTGCGCCAGTACCACTTGTTTGGTTGCATGAAATTGGCGCAGATCCAAATAAATTAAATCCAGATGGAGGAGCAATTGCATTAGGGCATCCATTAGGAGCGACTGGTACAAAACTGTTAACAACGATGCTATACAGAATGGAACGGGAAAATTTACGTTATGGCTTACTTGCAATTTGTGAAGGTATGGGAATGGCGAATGCCACTATTATAGAAAAAATGTAAAAGGGGTTGTGTTTGATGAAGGAAGTAATAGCAGTAGTAACAGGAGGAGCATCTGGCTTAGGGGAGGCTACTGTTCGCAAAATTGTTGCAGAAGGTGGCAAAGCAGTAATTTTTGATCTTAATGACGAGCGAGGACATGCACTAGTGGAGGAGTTAGGGGAGAATGTCCAATATGCACGTGTTGATGTAACAAAAGAAGCTGATGTAGCGGCAGGGCTTGAGCAAGCAGTAGCAAGATTTGGGTCCATTAATGTCACCGTGAATTGTGCTGGAATTGCTGATGCAAGTAAAGTACTTTCAAAGCGAGGTGTACATGCCCTCGATTTATTTGAAAAGGTGATTTCTGTCAATTTAATTGGTACTTTCAATGTTATTCGCCTAGTAGCTGAGAAAATGCAACATAATGAGCCAAACGAGGATGGTCAGCGTGGCGTTATTATTAATACTGCATCTGTGGCAGCATTTGATGGGCAAATAGGCCAAGCAGCATATAGCGCATCAAAGGGTGGTGTGGCAGCGATGACGTTACCGATTGCCAGGGAGCTTGCTGAAATCGGTGTACGTGTTATGACTATTGCTCCAGGGTTAGTAGAAACACCAATGTTTGCATCGTTACCAGAGCCAGCAAGAACAGCGCTTGCCCAAATGACTCCGTTCCCAAAACGACTTGGTAAGCCATCAGAATATGCGCTATTGGTCGAAAGTATTATCAAAAATGGTTTGTTAAATGGTGAAGTAATCCGCTTGGACGGCGCGATTCGTATGCAGCCAAAATAAGGGTAACAAGAAGGTGCTTGACTCCTGCTAAAAAAGAAAGACCTTACAAAGGGCTAAAGGATGAGGAGGGCTAAAACCATCTTCCTGTGATTACGCCTTCATGAAGGTTTGATGTGGAACGGTGTTTGTCTGCGGATAGCGAGCCAAAAAAAAGGTTTATCAGTATATCTTGTTTCATATGTATTTGTTGGTAGCAGCAGTCAGCCTTGGACGTTTCAAAAATTTTATGAACAAAGGGGAGCGTTGTTATGAATATGATGGATACACCTTTATTATTAACAAGTTTTTTGGATCGAGCAGAACGATTTTTTCATGCGAAAAAAATATATTCGCGGACAAGCCCTACAACAATTCACGAGTTTACCTATAAAGAATATGTAAAACGGACTCGTAAATTAGCAGATGCCCTTACAAAGCTAGGGATGGAGCGAGGTATGAAGGTAGGTACCTTTGCTTGGAATCACCACCGCCATTTAGAAGCGTATTTTGCAGTCCCATGTGCAGGAGCTGTATTGCATATGATTAATATTCGATTAGCGCCTGAGCATATTGTTTATGTAATTAATCATGCAGAAGATGAAATATTACTAATTGATGATAACTTAGTTCCACTTATAGCACCGATTGTCTCACAACTTAAATCAGTAAAGCATTTTATCGTAATGGGAGATACTGTTGTGCTAGAAGACATCCCATTACCGAATGCCCTTTCTTATGAGGCATTACTCGAAGAGGCAAATGATGATTTTAGATTCCCGGATAATTTAGATGAAAATACACCTGCTGGCATGTGCTACACAAGTGCGACTACAGGAATGCCAAAGGGTGTGGTGTATACTCATCGTAGTATTGTCCTCCATACTATGGCAGCAGGAATCTCCGATAGTATTGCAATAGGTGAGGCTGATGTTTTACTACCTGTCGTACCAATGTTTCATGCGAATGCGTGGGGATTTCCGTTCGCTGGTGTATTATTTGGTGCTACACAGGTGCTTCCTGGGCCAATGTTTACACCGCAGCTATTACTTGATTTATTTGAAACATATAAGGTAACGTTGACTGCTGGAGTACCGACAATTTGGCTTGGGGTATTACAGGAGCAACGCAAAAATCCTCGTGATTTGTCTTCGATACGGTTGATTGTATGTGGTGGTTCAGCATCGCCGCTCGGTCTAGTTCGTGGCTTTGAGGAGGAGCTTAAAATTCCTTACATGACGGGCTACGGTATGACCGAGACGTCGCCACTTGTTAGCGTATCGACGTATTTAACACATATGCAAGATTATACGTTGGATGAAAAAATGGACGTTCGTATTACGCAGGGAATAACAGTGCCGCTCATTGAGACACGCGTAGTCAATGAAAATGGTGAAGTACCTTGGGATGGCAAAACAATGGGCGAATTGACAATTAGGGGCCCATGGATTGCTGCCGAGTATTATAACGATGAACGAACAAAGGAAGCCTTTAAAGATGGCTGGCTCTACACTGGTGATATTGCGGTAGTGACAGTAGATGGTTATATTAAAATTACAGATCGTACAAAGGATTTAATTAAGAGCGGTGGAGAATGGATTTCTTCAGTGGAGCTTGAAAATGCTTTAATGTCACATCCTAAAGTGTTTGAAGCTGCTGTTATAGCAATTCCACATGAAAAATGGATTGAACGACCTCTAGCATGTGTTGTACCAAAGCCTGAATTTAAGGATGCCATTACGAAATCAGAGTTATTAGATGATTTACAATCGCAATTCCATAAAACATGGATTCCTGATGATGTTGTATTTTTAGATGAGGTACCTAAAACCTCTGTAGGAAAATTCATGAAGATAAAATTGCGAGAAGATTTAAAGGATTATCGAGTTGAGGTTTAGTTGACTAGAAAGATGAAGGTGGTGACTAACTACCTTCATTTTTTTATTGAGAATAATTTAGTTAAATTGATGAAAGAATGGAAAGAAAAATGAAACTATTTTTCCATTTTGCCGTATAATCATTATTAATGAGAGGATGTGGACGTGTGTCAATTGCGGTGGTTGCGATTATTGGAGGGGTAATTATTTCTTTAGCAGGTATTTTTACGGATGCACATACAAGAAAACAAAAAATTAAATTAAAAGCTATTGAGAAGGAAGTGGAGCTAGAAAAGCTCAGATTAGAAACGTATACGGTGGAAACAGAAAAAATGCGCCTAGAATTAGAGCAGTCCAAAATGTTATTATTAGAGGAAAAGCAAAACTCAACTAAGTAACTTGGAATACATGTGAAAGACTATTTCAGGAATGACACTTTTCCGCTATAATGGAAATACGACGCTAGAGGGGAAGAAAACCGTATGTCTGATTATGAACAGTTTATAGAAGGTATTAAGCGCAAAACAGGAATAGATTTAGCATTATATAAAGAAGCGCAAATGAAAAGACGATTAACATCTCTGTATGAGAAAAAGGGATATCGTAATTTTGTGGACTTTCTAAAGGCACTTGAACAAGATCGTGATTTAATGAATGAGTTTTTAGATCGCATGACGATCAATGTTTCCGAATTTTATCGCAATGGGAAGCGCTGGGAAGTATTGCAGAAAAAAATATTTCCAAAATTACTGCAATCTAATAAGCGTTTAAAAATTTGGAGTGCTGCTTGTTCAACAGGTGAAGAACCTTATTCTTTAGTCATGGTATTATCTCAATTAGTACCATTATCTCAGATTCAAATCGTTGCTACTGATCTTGATGAGAATGTTATTCAAAAGGCGAAATTAGGTGTGTATCCAGAGCGCTCATTAGCAGAAGTGCCGAGTGATATTAAAGCCAAGTATTTTGAGCAAGAAGGTTCCTTTTATAGGGTCAAGGATGAGATTAAACGTTGTGTGACTTTTAAGAAGCAAAATTTACTTAATGACCATTACGATTCTAATTATGATTTAATTGTTTGCCGCAATGTTATGATTTATTTTACTGAAGAAGCAAAGGATCAGATTTATGCGAATTTTAGTAAAGCATTGCGCAAGGATGGGATATTATTTGTTGGATCAACGGAGCAAATCTTTAATCCATCTCGTTATGAGTTTGAAGTAGAAGATACATTTTTCTATAGACGAAAATAGTTAATAATATGAGAAAAGCATTCGTACAGTAGACAACATGAATGTCATGTACATATTTTTAAGGCTTCAGACATAGATAATCGTACGCTTTTCGCTTGTAAAAGCAAAAAGCGTATTTTTTATAAGTAAGCACTTCATTTCAGTAGTGTAGCGAATATAGGATGTCTAAATATTTTTTTACACAAATCGTTCAGAATATTCGAATTTAACAAAGCGGTGAAATGGGTTAAAAATGATGTGCTGAAAACTTTTTAGTTTATAA of Lysinibacillus agricola contains these proteins:
- a CDS encoding 3-hydroxyacyl-CoA dehydrogenase, whose translation is MKEVIAVVTGGASGLGEATVRKIVAEGGKAVIFDLNDERGHALVEELGENVQYARVDVTKEADVAAGLEQAVARFGSINVTVNCAGIADASKVLSKRGVHALDLFEKVISVNLIGTFNVIRLVAEKMQHNEPNEDGQRGVIINTASVAAFDGQIGQAAYSASKGGVAAMTLPIARELAEIGVRVMTIAPGLVETPMFASLPEPARTALAQMTPFPKRLGKPSEYALLVESIIKNGLLNGEVIRLDGAIRMQPK
- a CDS encoding long-chain fatty acid--CoA ligase, which produces MNMMDTPLLLTSFLDRAERFFHAKKIYSRTSPTTIHEFTYKEYVKRTRKLADALTKLGMERGMKVGTFAWNHHRHLEAYFAVPCAGAVLHMINIRLAPEHIVYVINHAEDEILLIDDNLVPLIAPIVSQLKSVKHFIVMGDTVVLEDIPLPNALSYEALLEEANDDFRFPDNLDENTPAGMCYTSATTGMPKGVVYTHRSIVLHTMAAGISDSIAIGEADVLLPVVPMFHANAWGFPFAGVLFGATQVLPGPMFTPQLLLDLFETYKVTLTAGVPTIWLGVLQEQRKNPRDLSSIRLIVCGGSASPLGLVRGFEEELKIPYMTGYGMTETSPLVSVSTYLTHMQDYTLDEKMDVRITQGITVPLIETRVVNENGEVPWDGKTMGELTIRGPWIAAEYYNDERTKEAFKDGWLYTGDIAVVTVDGYIKITDRTKDLIKSGGEWISSVELENALMSHPKVFEAAVIAIPHEKWIERPLACVVPKPEFKDAITKSELLDDLQSQFHKTWIPDDVVFLDEVPKTSVGKFMKIKLREDLKDYRVEV
- a CDS encoding CheR family methyltransferase, giving the protein MSDYEQFIEGIKRKTGIDLALYKEAQMKRRLTSLYEKKGYRNFVDFLKALEQDRDLMNEFLDRMTINVSEFYRNGKRWEVLQKKIFPKLLQSNKRLKIWSAACSTGEEPYSLVMVLSQLVPLSQIQIVATDLDENVIQKAKLGVYPERSLAEVPSDIKAKYFEQEGSFYRVKDEIKRCVTFKKQNLLNDHYDSNYDLIVCRNVMIYFTEEAKDQIYANFSKALRKDGILFVGSTEQIFNPSRYEFEVEDTFFYRRK